The Tripterygium wilfordii isolate XIE 37 chromosome 18, ASM1340144v1, whole genome shotgun sequence nucleotide sequence TTACAAATTGTATCTAAAAGCTTTTGTACAATAATCTTTAATCATAAAGGGACTTTAAACAGTATCATGGTGACCAAAACAAAGAACACAGAGTTACCAGTTTGAATCCTACATAAGCACAAGAACGGAAGTCAAGATACGTACAATCCAAGTCCTACAAGCAATGAAGGGTGACTAAAATATGACCATGGGGAAGAAGCATTCAATAGTTGTTGAGTTGTACATTAAATAAGGATTCCCTTTTTGTTAAGTTGCACAAAAGTTAGTCTtgtttcttccctttttttgtttcctttctatttcttttgttttatgagATTTCTGTTAAGTTGTAAATTAAATAAGGATTCCCTTTTTATAAAGTAGGCATTAGTAACTTCCAAATATTTACCAATTTAAAATGCCTTTACATGAGTCTACTTTATAACTTGATTAATCACTCACATATATTATGCTGAAGTATCAAAATGCAAGTATGTTACCCCGAGGAGGGATTTCAATGCTTGGATGAGACAAAATGAAATCTCCGGTTGAACGATCCAATGTAAAAGCATGAGTCCCAGAACCAAAGCTGATACAGAGAATTGTGGCTGATGAATAGAGCACATATCCAGCAGCAACAAGACTAGTTCCAGTCTGCAATGAATTAAGTGCAGCCTTCTCCTCTCGCGGAAGATGATCCAGCTCCACAAGCCGGCTATAAACCCCAAATATAGTTCCTGTGGGAATGGAGGCATCAATATTTCTAGAACCATCGAGGGGATCCAAAACCACCACAAATGGGCCATCATCACTTATCCAAACTGGAGCATCGTCCTCTTCCGAAGCCATGCTAGCAACTTTTCCCGAATTCCGAAGTGATGAGAGGATGATCTCATTCTGCACATCAGGACAATTTTAGTCATATTTCTTACATGGTAGAAGTTGCACAAATTCTCTCTAATGAAATATTAGGATAAAAGACAAGAAGAAACATATGAAGCAGCATACAAGATCAGCAAGGAAAGATAAGGAGCAACATTACCATATGATATCAATTCATAAACTCATTTGAACAAGATATCAAAAAAGACTCAATTCAAGTATGTATCTACCATCATTTGCAAGGGTCAAAACCGAGCTCTGACCCAAGTAGAAAAAGAGATAATACGTAATGCACTGATGGTTTATTCTGTTTGCTGGCCTCACATGAAACAAAATATGCATTCATCCAACTCCGTATTTTAACTGTTATAAGAAGGCAGTtgtcaagaaagaaaaacaatgttTACAGTTCTATGCCCTCTCCCACCACAATAAAGCAAATAAAGAATATATAGGGTTTCAATTTCCATAATCATCATAAGCCCATTCTCAAAGCAGGAAATACTAATGTCTGACAATAACCTTTGTTATTTTATAGGCAACTAAATCGCAAGGTCCAATGCTTAAgagtagtggtggtggtggttttcattcttttatagttttatgCTTTTCCCCCAAATTCAGCCTCATGAAAAACTAAGACATTTAATTTTCAAGCTTCTATGCATTTCAATTGAAGCTATGATATATGCCCTCCGGCATTTCTAACACAATATTAGTCAATCTTAACAAGCATAAAAACCAAATAATGAAACTTAATACTGACTGACGATTTTATTGAAATTCAATTAGGAGCAAACATACTGAGACGATATCGAGTGGCTTCGGAGCATCCCTGCCGGTTCCCCCACCGCCACCGAGAGTAGTCTGTTTGCCAAGACTGGAACCGAAAGGAGAAGCCACGAGAGCAGCAATTCTCTTACAAGCATACTGTATATGTTCTAACAGCACTACCAGATCATCCCCCAAGCCTATTCCTCGCTTACCCATATACTCTATAAGCGTAACACCGTCAACAGTTGAGGAACTGCTACCTATTTGTGATTTTACGCCGAACCCACCAAGGGAAGCCATTCTCGACTTTCCAAAGTCGCGTCCAACAAGAATTGGGTTTCTTTGCTGGAT carries:
- the LOC119984053 gene encoding fructose-1,6-bisphosphatase, chloroplastic, with the translated sequence MLSTPTIPTHPTTPFYPLKLLHYSQPKSQAIQQRNPILVGRDFGKSRMASLGGFGVKSQIGSSSSTVDGVTLIEYMGKRGIGLGDDLVVLLEHIQYACKRIAALVASPFGSSLGKQTTLGGGGGTGRDAPKPLDIVSNEIILSSLRNSGKVASMASEEDDAPVWISDDGPFVVVLDPLDGSRNIDASIPTGTIFGVYSRLVELDHLPREEKAALNSLQTGTSLVAAGYVLYSSATILCISFGSGTHAFTLDRSTGDFILSHPSIEIPPRGQIYSVNDARYFDWPEGLRRYIDTVRQGKGRYPKKYSARYICSLVADFHRTLLYGGVAMNPRDHLRLVYEANPLSFLVEQAGGKGSDGKCRILSIQPDKLHQRLPLFLGSSEDIEELESYGDVQQKVNPGYEV